The Astatotilapia calliptera chromosome 17, fAstCal1.2, whole genome shotgun sequence genome has a segment encoding these proteins:
- the ccdc3a gene encoding coiled-coil domain-containing protein 3a yields the protein MFPTTILLATLCVFAHLDTFTRGCQLPSEWRPLSEGCRAELAEIILYARVLAIHREPVGVGVGSLYNSLPFGFGYGYEGAEEGLLYSAEVELLCDQAWGSMLEVPSGSRLNLTGLGYLSCQSHTVMENYSYFFFLRMDENYSIRPHGVNFQDAIFADTIENRRTFSSLFQFSNCTQGSQPFQTFSPEWDMQEDSRLLCSSVQAALFEEEERGRKLQERLAAAERRNRQLKERVRKVKRSLRNARKAARKAEQQAQELQQRLKASERMAGHHLNTITQKEPPLGGYTSAAIRHRMQL from the exons ATGTTTCCCACGACTATCCTCCTCGCAACGCTCTGCGTTTTTGCGCATCTGGACACCTTTACGCGTGGCTGCCAGCTCCCCTCGGAATGGCGGCCGCTGAGCGAGGGCTGCCGGGCGGAACTTGCGGAGATCATCTTGTATGCCCGGGTCCTGGCAATCCACCGGGAGCCGGTGGGCGTTGGAGTGGGCAGTCTGTACAACTCCTTGCCCTTCGGGTTCGGATACGGGTACGAGGGCGCAGAGGAAGGGCTGCTGTACTCTGCAGAGGTGGAGCTGCTGTGTGACCAAGCCTGGGGCAGCATGCTGGAGGTACCCTCTGGATCCAGGCTCAACCTGACCGGGCTTGGTTACCTGTCCTGTCAGTCCCACACCGTGATGGAGAACTACTcctatttctttttcctcag GATGGATGAGAACTACAGCATCCGACCTCATGGGGTCAACTTCCAAGATGCCATCTTTGCTGACACGATTGAGAACAGACGCACGTTTTCCAGTCTGTTTCAGTTCTCCAACTGCACTCAGGGGAGCCAACCATTTCAGACTTTCAGCCCCGAGTGGGACATGCAGGAAGACAGCAGG CTGCTGTGCTCCTCGGTGCAGGCTGCACTGTTTGAGGAGGAGGAACGAGGCCGGAAGCTGCAGGAGCGGTTGGCTGCAGCGGAAAGGAGGAACCGGCAGCTGAAGGAGCGAGTTCGCAAGGTGAAGCGTTCCTTGAGGAACGCCCGCAAAGCTGCACGCAAGGCTGAGCAGCAGGCACAGGAGCTGCAAcagaggctcaaagcctcagagAGAATGGCGGGACATCACCTCAACACTATAACACAGAAGGAGCCTCCACTCGGGGGTTACACAAGTGCAGCGATACGTCACAGGATGCAACTTTAA